TTGCctacaaataaaatgagaaacgtgtgtgtgtgtgtgtgtgtgtgtgtgtgtgtgtgtgtgtcatatgtgTCTGTCAGCTTATTTCATAGTATGGTTTGGTTAGATCAGAGGTTAGCAGAGGTGTCTCCCATGAGTGACTTTGTCAGCCAGCAAGATGTCACAGTGTCAAGCTAAATGCTTCCGCATCTACAATGCAGAACATAGGTAAAATTTAGGATTTCATTCCAGTCAGTCAGCAATTGTCTGGGTTTaaagacaaagggaaaaaataGTACATTTCTTGAATGACTCAAAATCTGATGAGGAATCCCATTAGGATATATCCAGGAGCTGATTGATGGCAGGAGCACTTAGCTGACTGGCCATCAAACACTCAAATCCCTGCAGAAGGTGTACACCTGCGTGCTCTAAACACCCAGCAGAGCCCCAGGCCACACCCAAAACCTGCGATCCAGAAACTGTGGTCTCATCTGCTGCAGGGTGCAATTCATTAACctaaattaatatatttttttgttctgttctatctttgttttcattgaatTGAACCTTTATAACAACATTGTCACAGCAAGAAGCTTAGTGTCTGTTTCTCTGCGGTTTTTGCACTTGATACTGGAATGCCTTATAAACAATGATATTTTTCCCTGTTGTATGAGATGGCAAGTTGAATTTTTTAATGGCAGtcataaacagaaatatttccTGATCCAAATCCCTCTGCCGCAGCCCACAGtagagagggaaagagtgagagagaacgTCATCTTTTATTTGCTCCAGCAGGATATCTGTTAGTGTAGAGTTTGCTGTGTCATGGGAGGACATAGCCAGACATCATCAGCACTACCCACAAAAATGAATGGATTGCTGATTTGGCGTGAGGGTGCAGAGAAGCAGAGCGGAGCCTCAGCGGAGTGCTCTGTTTGCCTGCCGGGCCTCGTCCTGCGGGAGCTCCAGGCGACCAGCAGGTGGATAAAAGACCCACTGTGGGCCGCAGATGGTGGACGGCCTGGgttggaggagggagacaggggTGGAGACGGACAGGCTCACAAAGACCCATCCATCCCCCCACCCTCGTCTTCAATTGACCCACATGATTCCTCTGCTACAGAAGAATCCCCAGTTGTGTGAGgctggagggaaggagggagggaggtagggGCGTCGTCCACACACAGCTGGGTTACAGCATCGAGGTCCGAGTCTCAGGGGGGAGGCAGAATTTACACTTAATGGAAAACGAGTATACCCTGTGACCTCAGCTTTGGTCTTTCCCCGTGTGGTAATTTCTGTCTCCCTTAACCTCTCGACTTCTTTTGCTTTCTGCCTGCTGACTGTCTCATGGTCTGCCTCTCACTTCTGCTTATTGGctgctgtcagagctcagaCCACAGCTACAGGTCTATAGTTGTCACAAATGAGAGCCTATTTAAACGCGCAGTCACACACAGTTTTGCTCTCCTCGTGATGTTTTATAACCTCTGTGAGTATAGGGCTTAGAGGCTGAAATATCTGTATAAATGTGCTTACAAAATACTGATATGACCTATTATATATTCTTTATGCTGCTAATCCACCCACAGTAAACAGAAACCTCTGAACGGCAGGTCAGGGAGTGTTTGCTTTCAGTAAAGCCCATATGCAGCAGCTTAGTTGTTTGATAAAGGGTGGTGGCTATATATAATACCATGTATTAAGGAGATGGAGGTTGTAGCGAGAGTGTCCTTTTCCAGCAGCATGGATGTAGCACTTCAGGTAGGTGGGACAGAATAATTGAAagtcctctgtgttttatctgtggCTGTGCAGCTCCTCACATAGGTCTCTAATTACCATGTCACCCAGAGATAATTCAGAAGACAGGATTGTTCACACacgcagatacacacactcacacacacacacacacacacacatacacccacccAATTAGCAGTGCTGAATCAATACGTGTCTGAAGGTGAATTCTGAACGATGCAAGgtagtctctgtgtgtgctgcttcCATAGATCCCTATGTATCCTCATGTTACCTGTTTAAATAGATGCTGTTTGTGTCAGCTTGTATTTAttggaggacagacagagagagagggatagtgtggatatgtgtatgtgcatggaAATGTCTTGGGCTGTGTGAGTGATTCAGCAACCCCGAGGGATAATGTATCTTAGACTAATGCAGACGCGCAGAAAATGTAGACCTCCAGAGTAAGCATGAGCCTGGTgggtgatatactgtatattatgaTTTACTGAGTGCACTCACGCTTCAGAGGATGAGCACTTTCCATTTTTAACACTTGATGAGCTTTTTGCCTCTTCACTATGCCCATACCAAATGTCCAGATATTTGATTTTACTGACCTATTGTTGTTTCTTCAATTAAACCTTTTTGGAATAAAATGCATCTGTAGTCTCAACTCTAATTGACCATAAGAACTGTAAAATCatcagtgtgttgtttgttcAGTCTGGCTCTATCTAACACTTTCTTATTGCTCAGTGCAGCCTGACAGCACAGACTCCTGATGAGGTGCTGCAAGCGTCTAGACTTCAAGATTTAGTTGATATCAGGtgccaaagaaaacatttataatACAATTCTAAAGTAGTTTAAGAATCATTCAAATTGGAAAATGGACAGACAGCTGAGTGATGAGCTTCACCATCAGTATCTGCTTGAGTACTCCTTCACTCCTCAGCAAGAGAGCCAGTatctaaatattttatcataCGAGGCAGATGCAGATGTGAGGTTATGCTCATATTCATTGACAAGAGTAGGGAATACATTCTTATCCTTGTTGCAGAATAGATGCAGGGCTGTGATTTTGCAGTAAATTGGTGTCAGTAGTGAAGCGGGGAGAGAGTTTAATCAGATCTGCACTAACTCTGTCATGTACGTTAAAATacaagttttcattttaagtttCAATTACAAGCAAATACttaatatttctttctttttcaatattttttcttcaagaATAGTACAAAATACAGTAACTATACATAATTTATATTTCCAGTGTATAGCAATGCTACTGACATAGCTCAAAGGATCAAACTGCATAGATTGTGATGATGTGGTGTCCAGAGAGTGAAACCTACTGACTTTGGTAATCcccttgacttttcctcttgctCCACCATGAAGGttgacatttattgttttaagtGAAATGCATGGATTACAATTTTTCCTTGAGCGCCATCATCAGATCAAAGTTGCAGTCTGTTCAGTACTTTTGTGTACTACTAAATACAAAACTGTAATGACATCAGTCTCacctgtactttgtgtttagttctTATTAGAAAATGTTAGCTTGCTGACACGCAAAACTAAGTTGATGAACAtggtaacattagcatttaagCATTGTAATTGTTAAGATGTTGCCCCTTAAGATGTTGCCCTTTCATATGTGTAAAAATACATACTTAAGTTGAATATGTATACTTAGAAAACTCGGGTGTCACATAgagcattaaaaacatttttctgaatgAGCTCAGAAAGATAAATCTTATTAATCACCCAGTCTCATCCAGTGGATAGAAAACCTACCACTCTGCTGCAAAAAAAAGTTGCCCAaatctccctttttttttttttaaaataaccatCTGGTGACTCCCCTCTGTTGCTTGTAACTGATTgttcaaaaaaaagaaaagaaaaaaagatgtgatgtGAGTTTTAACACTTTCCACTCATTCATACAAATCTAAAGCCATTACTGTGCCACTCCCAGTTAGATCAATATGGGAAATACTGCAATATTACACAGCCAGAAGGCCCAAGACTCGGGTGTAATCTTAGACCGGTGTTCGATAAAGAGGCATGCTGCCTATCCACTCTGTCATGGAAACATATTGATCTTTGAGTCTTTCAAGCCTATGGCCTCTGCTGCCTAAAGGAAGTGTAATGAACGATTCCCAGATCTTGAAAGGTTAATGTGTACAACATGTCTCCAGTATGTTCAGTGTCCACATTTTCTCAGCCTCTGTTTCTCCACTTGGCAGATTTGTCCAAGAATCGCCTCACAGAAATCCCTCCAGAAGTATGTCTGTTTGCCCCCCTCGAGTCTCTCAACCTCTACCACAATTGCATCAAGTGCATCCCAGAAGCTATCATCAATCTGCAGATGCTGACTTATCTTGACATCAGGTGAGTCACTGCTAACATTATACTTTCAGTTTGGgatgtttgtgttcagttttatATCTCTCAAGAGGTGCTTGTTCCCTTTTCAGGGTGAAAATGCTTACATGAAAGAGAAGCATTTCCCCTTTTGCTGAAACTCAATTCCCAATCACCAGATCCCCACAGTTACATGCTTCTGTATGCTGTTTTAAAAGTAGGTCAATGTTTTATCTTTCTCTACAGTCGAAATCTCCTGTCAGTTTTGCCAAAATACCTGTTCAACCTCCCCCTCAAAGTTCTGCTTGTGAGCAACAACAAGCTTGTATCCATCCCTGAGGAGATCGGCAAGGCCAAAGAGTTGATGGAACTGGTGAGCAGAGTGTATCTATATTCTTATCAGTGCATGTGAATTTATGTATATTGTTCAGCCAGGGTAATCACATTTCCTACTCTTTGCCTCCCCTTGCAGGACGTAAGCTGTAATGAGATCCAAGTGCTGCCAACTCAGGTGGGGAGGCTTCAAGCCTTACGAGAACTCAACATCAGGAAGAACTGTCTTCACATGCTGCCTGAGGGTCAGTCTGTCTTCATATGTTTTTAGAAAAtctctgtcattcatttttgaTAGTTTTGGCAAGCATGCCAATCCTCTTACTGCCAAGGATTACATtccacagtgtttgttttatgttggcTGTCATGTTGCATGCCACTCCATCCAAAACGTAGCAACCAAAACTGTCATTTCAACAAAAGTGAAGTATCTCTAAAGGAAGAAAGCATTGAGCCACACTTGAATGATTCttgacagtaacaaaacaaaccatGCAGCATCTTAAGGCTAAAGTGTAAATTGGTCCTGTGGCTATGAGTGAATTTACTCTGCTGAACTGCTTTGGAAAAAGAGATTTTGGGCTCCCCATTGCATGTTGAAAGCAGTGCATCACATTCAACAAAATCTCGTTATTAAATTCTTGTGTGGTCTGTTCTGGCAGAGTTGGCTGACCTGCCTCTCATCCGACTTGACTTCTCCTGCAATAAGATCACAGAGATTCCTCCAGCCTATAGGAAACTcaggcagctgcagcacatCATCCTAGACAACAATCCTATGCAGTCTCCTCCCGCACAGGTCGGTGCCTTCATTTCATGATTGTGTCTGTGCATATGAAATGGATGTGAAGTATATATGTGgtgtcacacacagagcacaaatGGTTTTTCTGGGTTTCCTGTATGTGGTTGACAGGTTGTTGGTGCCCTCACATTCTAGTGAACATGATACAGTTGCACCATCTAGTGGATGAATGAACATTAACACCAATCCAGACTCTGGAGAGACAtcttgtgtgcatttgtatgtttCAGATTTGTCTCAAGGGTAAGGTGCACATATTCAAGTACCTGAACATCCAGGCGTGTAGGATGGACAAGAAACCGGACACCCTGGACCTCCCTTCTCTTGGCAAGCGTTGCCTTCCGCAGCCTCTTACAGATAGGTACTGGCACATTTATTAAGTTATTTTGTAATTGTGAAATGAAGCATAATGCATGTTGCTTCAACGTTTTCTATATAGTTTTTTACTCTGCATGCATTTGTTCATGTATCACATCTACACCTAGTTATGTtacatatgtttttattgtgtaagGGTATCAAATGCTATCTTCTCAGCTGCACatgcaaattacattttttcattcacGATGATCAGAAACCCTAATAACcctgatgtttgttttgcttatttCCAGCATGGAAGATTTTTATCCCAGTAAGAATCACGGGCCTGACTCTGGAATTGGTAGTGACAATGGTGACAAGAGGCTGTCAACAACAGAGGTCAGCGCTCAAACACGCAACATTAACTGAAGGGCATCGTGTTTTACTCCTTACCAGAATGAAGCAGTTAGAGATACATAGATGTTTAAGTATACCTTGTGGAATTTTGTTTCTGATTAACATCAGCTAACAGATTTAGTTGTTAGCTTGCCAGTATTAGCCCAAGCTTAAGTCCACTCACTTTTTAACACAGCACATAGCTGTGTTAAAATATACATAGCTCACAAAATGAGACATTCCTGGGTTCAGGCAGCGGGATTCAAAAGCAGACTCTTCAGGCAAAGCATAAGAGGGTAGGACTCTCTGTACTGGGTCGAAATTCTGCCTTGCATTCAACACCAGAGAAGCAAAACGCTGgctgagggcagactggacaaaACAGGCCAGGCAGCACACATTCTGGCATGAAGGAAGCTCTCTGAGGCCGACTGGTGGACTCGTGGGGAATAACTGAATCTGAAATGACAAgagccatgtgtgtgtggtggtccACCTCTGTCCCAAACACAACTagcctccctgctgctgctgagccaaAGCATTGCGCTAGAAGGGAACAAATTTCACTATCCTTGACAGCAGAAATAAAGTCAAGTATAAATTCTGAGGTATTTGTGGCTGGACGACTAGAGCGGGCTGTAATTCTTAAGCTTCAGCTGATGGCAAGAAATGGGAACACTGACAGGGACAGTGTTTCTCCCACAAGATTAGAAAGGCAACAAGACAGATAAAACAGATGGAGGAAAGGTTGAATGAGGTGAAACTGTGAATTCTGCCATTGCTGCACAATCACTCATGTGGacaatttctgttttaaagtgACAATCATGCGCAAACATTTCTATTTAACTATCTAAAATAGGAACTAACAGACCAGCACAGAAGCCCATGTGAACGGAAACTTGAGTTCACTCCTCACTCTTTTCGTCTCCTGCAGCCCTCAGACGACGACACTGTCAGCCTGCACTCTCAGGTCTCAGAGACAGCCCGTGCTGAcgccctctctctcctctccaaaatGGACTCTTGCAAAGGTTACCGAAAATAAGTATCACATATTCCCTTTGACAGCAATAACAGAGACACGGGGTTGTTGAATGAAGTGCCTAAAATATGACAGTGTATGTGATCAACGCGGATGCTTCCTCCCTCTATCAGATCAGGATCTGTATGACTTTATAGAGCCCAACCCCGATGAGGATCCTGCTCTGTCAGAGTGTGATGGGCAGCAGAGCAGTCACGTGTCTTGTATAAAGGTATGAATCCATTAATGATCCATTACACACATTCGCACGCACATATGCTAGCTTGGGAAAAGGATGATGACAGACATGAAAGAAAGTGTGAGAAAGTCTGCGAAAGATAAaatcactttcttttctttgctcttCAACATGgcgtgtctgtatgtgtttcagGAACTGGAGAAAGTTCTTAATATGTCTCACCAAAGCAAAGATAAAGACAGCTGGAAAGAGGAGTCAGGGTGAGTTAATCATTAAATATATCAGTCAAGCAAATAAATTGCCTTGGCTGGAGTTTTAACAATTCATCTTTTACCTGACATGAAGACGCTTTTATTCTTGTCTTATCAGTTCCAAAAATTCATGGAAATCTTTTTTTTGCAAAGACTTGCAAAAATAGTTCTGGGGAAGGAAGGAGTTTACTGGCCACAGATAGATTTTAATGAGTCATCAGGGCTGCAGTGTTATGGAGCAGTAAAGTAGTTAACATTTATCTCGGATAAACTTGCAGTAAATAAAAATGGACATGTACAGAGATGttctccagctgctgttttggtGTGACTCTATATATTTTGAATTCACCTTGATTGTGGTAATACTGCAGCACTTCTGCGcaaaagaattaaataaaaaatgtttgtagATATAAAAGCAAAGGTTGGTTTTTCCTCAAATCAACTATTGTAAATCAGGAGATGCAAGCTTAGAGCACAATGAGCTGACTACTACCCACAGCCCTGGCTAGTGATTACAGTAGCTGGCTGCTTGATCAGTCAACTAGATGGCAAACCCCCTGGTATAAGCAGATAGCTCCTTTCATCACTAGCTGCAAATATACCCAGTGTGCTTCAGCTTGAGGGCTACTCCTCTGTGGTTGAGAGTTCTCTGCATCAACTGGTCTGTTTTGATGGAGAGGCCtgtgtatgtaaaaaaaattcagtTATGCAATGAAACAGCTATTCTTGGCTATTCTGAATAGCCCCAATGTGTGTTGAGGCTTTCAGAGTtagttgtgtttatttcttgGTTATATGGAGTCagctcttctctctgcagacattttattgGACCAGATTGCTGTATAATGTTGCCAAAGGTGAAGTCCTGACTCAAAATGGCAGGTTGTGTGTTGGCAATAACTTTGACTTTGAACTTGTTGCAGTTCTGACAAGGAGCAGCTAgttgaggaagaggatgatgagCTGAAGGAAGTGCTAGATCTGAGGAAGATTGCCGTGCAACTCttgcagcaggagcagcagaacAGGTGTGTGGTTCTCACTTCTCTTCTAGCAGCACAACTAGAAACACAACCCATCAGTTTAGATCTTCATTTGCTGCACTGCTGAAATCCACATTGCTTTCGATACTGTCTCTTTACTTGTCATCTTTACTTGTGTCACCCAGAGTTAGAACTCTCAGGCTTCTCAGTATGCAGATAAATATTTTTCCTTACATCCCCAAATTTCACTCCTTCAGCACCATGTgaccttttcctcctctgcaaaTCGAATTCTCACCACCTTtgcttcactgtctctctgtgtccacTCCTGTCCTTCCTCTTGCCTTCTCCTTCGATTCGCCTGCTGCACATTTGATGCACTGCTTCTAGACGACGGTCCTTAATTTGCAGAGCAGAGAGTCTTATTCACCGACGGAGAGTGACGGGCCGGGCACACAGGTAGAGGAGGGGGGACTTTCTTTATTGCCATTTAGAGATGCTTTGTACTGTATGCCACACTGGGTAGATAACCGCTGGTCATAGCCAGTCTCTGGTCTATATAGTACATAATTAATGCAGTTAAAATCATACATTCCCGTACAGGTTTCATGTTGTTTCTATTCACTGAatgtgtgaaaatcttaaaaGTGGAATCAGCTACTTTTCCAAGGTACTGGTTTATGCAAACTTTGACAGGTGTTGTGCAAATCAGTGCTGTTGCAAAAATGAAAAGCCCACAAACAGACATTCATAAATCCAGTCCCAGCCTTTGTGCAGATTAGTTTCCTTTTGTTGCTCAACTAATGAAATTTCTGTTGAATTTGACtcaactgttgttttgtttatttaggCCAGCCCCTTTCCTTTTAAACATCTTACTGTAAATGATTCAGCCTGGGAAAATTTGAAAGCATCATGTATCATGAGTTGTTGCCATTTCAACTGCCATTGTCCTCGCACAACACTGTAACTATGCCCaaatctctttctgtctgcaggttCCTAAGTCACTCTGGAAGCTCCAGCAGCAAACCAAGGCCCCCACCTCAGACTGCTCGAAGGTACGTGCTCAATTACATGTATGATACCATCATATGCTCAGTTCCAATGACCAGAAGCATTTACAATAGAACCACTGTTGAGGCCATGTGGTGATGATAACCAGAAACATTCCAATTTATCTACCCTGCCCTGTAGCTTGTGAAAAAATcatacacaaaaaaagaaaaaaatctgacgcaaatattagaaatatatatgaatatatatatgaatatatgtagCTATATTGGATCCTGATATTACAGCCAAACAAAGGCAGTAAGATAGAATATTTTCTAACTTAACCTGTTACCTGTGTTTTATcctttagtctataaaatgtcaaaaatagtgAAGATTGCTCTTTACAATTCCTAATCATGAAATCTTTTTGACTGATCCAAAACAATACTAcatttgaaataatataaaacagaaaaacagcagcttctcatattttagaagctgaaaaaaggaaaagtgtcTGGCGTTTCTGAGCAAAAGCAAAAGTTTAAGGCACTTTGGATGttgcataaaaacatttgtcttAGACAGTTATTTTCTGCATTGGTGCGTCaatatgaaatattacattttggATTTCCAAACATGTGTTTTGCAATAGTGAAATCTTTTGTGTGCTATATAATAACAAAGTAACAGACCACCTTCCACATATGTAACTCAAGGAATTTGTAGCCATGTagtccaaacaaacaacaaaaccacaaaaactacaaaaacaaacaggtgttAATGAACAACACCATAATATGTAGGTTGAACAAAAATGAGTTGCTGAAACAGGAAAAGCTCTGTAGGGTGAATAATACTGAGTGAGGGACAGCCAGACTAAAAAGGTGAGCTTACTGAAGACATGATGTTCTCATCTAAAATTTTACACCATGGCAAGAATAAACATACAAGGTGAAGATACAAGGTGGTCATCCTGCATAAGCAACATGTGCTGCCCAAGCTCCTCTGCAGAAGCACAAagaaatgagaagaaatgaGAAAGGTGAAAATGCAGTGGCAGTGCAGCAGACGAGACACACCTTAAGCTGGCTTGCGTTCAGCATCAAATCTATATATGTCAATCAGCACTGTCATCTCAGAGCTGGCAGAAGCTTATGGGAAATTATGGGAAAGCTGTAGGTCTTGACAGCTTTTGAGGGCGTGTGCCCAGGGAACATGTGGACCAATCAACACACCTTCAATCTTCACCACCTCCCCGAGTCACCACCACCGTACCAGTGCTGAGGAAGTTGCCAGTGTCAAGCCGTGACGACTACTGCCCTGTAACCCTGTAGAGGCACCACAGAGGGCGTCCTGACCAGCTGCATCGCTGTCTGGTGCAACAGCTGCACTACCTCAGACCTGAAATTCCTGAGAGTGGTGAGGATGTTTGAGCTTTCAGCTACACAGGGCTTGTACAGAGACACTATCTGAGCACAGCCACCGGAATTGCCAGAGACTGTCCACACCCCTTCCACTGACTCTTTATCCTTCTGCCCTCTGGCAAACGCTGCTGCAGCATGTGGTGCAAGACTGCCAGGCTCTGCAAGAGCTTCTCTCACAGGCTGTCGGACTCCTCAATTACCTTTTAAATACATAGACAAATTGCCAGACTGTCAGaactgtgtcacacacacagtgactgactgaaaacataTATTCAACTCTCATTAAAAAAATTGCTGCTAATATCTTTTACAGTGTGCAGTAAGTCAGTGctttattaattatttcagtGCTTTCTTAGTGTACACCAGTGTTAATGCTCACATACTTTTATTGTGCACAAAGCCAAATGTTATGATTGAAaatttgttatttgttgtgCAGTATTTGTTATATCTCACATATGTCAATCATTTGCACATTAAGCTACGAGGAACACAATTGCATTCTTCTGTGCACTCCTTGTTGTACGGTCTGAATGACATTTAAGTTCACTTTGACATTTACTACAGTCCAAACACGTCTGTCAGGTCTTTATGGAAGACTTGCAGTCAAAAAGCAGTTTCTTTGTGTAGTGTAAAGAAAGCCAAGTGACACACCtctaaacaaaaacacaggaatgGCAGCAGGTGTTCAGGACAGAATTAGTGGTCTGAGAGGTACTGAGAGGTACAGGCAGATTAAGAACTACAGTATATTCAGCAATAAGAAGAATGAgcagtcctgcaacagatggtctggctCTCACATTGGCCTGATCATAATATTATGGAGTCAGCCTGGGGTTATATGAGGAGACGGAAAATACTGAGACAGCCTAAATCCACAGAGCTGTGCaaacttctccaagatgcttggaACAACGTACCTGCCGTCTACCTTGAGAAACTATGTGCGAGTGTACAGAGATCTGATGCTCCTCCAAAGGCAAAGGGTGGTCACACCAGATATTAATTTGATTTAGGGCCTTTCTGTTTCCTAggcattaaataaaataaaacttattcatggcattatttttgaaagcgTTTTTTCACAAGAACTTAAAATGTTTGCACAGtgctgtgtgtatacagtatattctctTGAGACCTAGTAAAATCAGAGTTGTCGTGTCTTTGTTCTAGTGCTTCTCTGGATGAAGGAAGTAGTGGAGCATCAGTGCTAAGTGGACAGGTACAAACAGTTTGTGTCTCACATTCCTTGTGTGATATTTCCTCTTTGGAGTGTGCCCAGAATTACTCTAATTTTAActctctgctttttttaaaGCCATCTTCTTCCTGCTCCTTTGATGGCAGTCTGAAGACAGATCAGTCAGATTCTGAGCCGAAGTGGCCCGAAGTCCCGCCCGTCCTCAATCAGAATGAGGACCGCAGGAGGAACAAATACCTGAGAAAAGATTATCTAAAGGTATCAACGTGCACGTGTTGCCATAACTGCAGTGGTCTAATTTGTGGTCTGAAAAATGTCTGAGgagtggtgtgtatgtgtgctgttgCTGCAGCGCAGGTCTACTAAATGTGTATCAGGGAACATTTAGGAGACATTTGAGAACATTTGAGAAAGTTTTCTCAAGAAAGTCATTTTGAACAGACTTGAAAGAATGTATGATGATCTCTAGTCGTtcttttatcattatcatccCACCCACATTATTTACATCGGTATGTCAACAACAAAAGCCACCTCAAGCAGTCATCCGCCCTGTCCTACTGTAAACCGTGaatacaaaagaaacaaaacaaccgtaaaaaatatctgtttttccttttatgaCAGTACAAGTGTCAGAGTGCTCGGAAAAACTCCAGCGGCAATGATGACTGCGAGGTGGGTGTGAGAAACTTCCCATACAGACAAATACCACCAAATATCATATAATCTCAAAACATCTTTCAACAATACTTCAATGCTCCTCTTGGAATTTAACAAATGTTTACTTTTCAGGAGGGCTTGCGCAACACT
The DNA window shown above is from Lates calcarifer isolate ASB-BC8 linkage group LG20, TLL_Latcal_v3, whole genome shotgun sequence and carries:
- the lrch2 gene encoding leucine-rich repeat and calponin homology domain-containing protein 2 isoform X4, whose product is MRMGGETAAVRCYYCKSNFFFTKMASSQGGVGAVTALQSHHYSSGPHWSPGVSQFQHQQQQHHTARSLDRALDDAVCSGILNLSGRKLREYPGMSYDLTDTTQADLSKNRLTEIPPEVCLFAPLESLNLYHNCIKCIPEAIINLQMLTYLDISRNLLSVLPKYLFNLPLKVLLVSNNKLVSIPEEIGKAKELMELDVSCNEIQVLPTQVGRLQALRELNIRKNCLHMLPEELADLPLIRLDFSCNKITEIPPAYRKLRQLQHIILDNNPMQSPPAQICLKGKVHIFKYLNIQACRMDKKPDTLDLPSLGKRCLPQPLTDSMEDFYPSKNHGPDSGIGSDNGDKRLSTTEPSDDDTVSLHSQVSETARADALSLLSKMDSCKDQDLYDFIEPNPDEDPALSECDGQQSSHVSCIKELEKVLNMSHQSKDKDSWKEESGSDKEQLVEEEDDELKEVLDLRKIAVQLLQQEQQNRRRSLICRAESLIHRRRVTGRAHRFLSHSGSSSSKPRPPPQTARSASLDEGSSGASVLSGQPSSSCSFDGSLKTDQSDSEPKWPEVPPVLNQNEDRRRNKYLRKDYLKYKCQSARKNSSGNDDCEEGLRNTDFSTTLTVFGLKPRSAFTRGSRQEYSSTDPSFTMRRKMEHLREEMEQIGLLRQNIESRLKVLLPDDVGAALMDGVVLCHLANHICPRSVASIHVPSPAVPKLSMAKCRRNVENFLDACKKLGVPQDKLCLPHHILEERGLVKVGVTVQALLDLPALKPTQLSAV